The following is a genomic window from Amyelois transitella isolate CPQ chromosome 23, ilAmyTran1.1, whole genome shotgun sequence.
CTTCCTGATACACTGTAGTGATCATCTGtgtctttcttttctttctttttgtcTTTATCCTCATGTTTGCTTTTGCTACTCTCTCTACTACTCTTTTTTTCCCTGTCGGATCTATGGGAACTTGATTTAGAATCTCttgaagatttttcttttaaatcctTTGATTTATCTGAACTTCTTTCTGATTTTTCTTTGTGACTTGAAGAAGATGAAGATTTTTTGTCTTCGGAATGTTTACTTGACGAAGAATGCCTTTGACTCGAACTAGAGCTCGAAGTTTTATGAGATTTGGAATCTCTGTGGCTGGAAGAAGAACTCTTATGAGACCTTCTATGCTTAGAAGATTCTCTACTATCTCTATCCTTCTTGTCACTTTTGTCTTTATATCCTTCTTTGGAACTagattttgatttgttttcaTCTTTAGATGATGTCTTCCTATCATGTCTGCTGCTGTCTCTAGAAGTAGAATGTTTAGAATCCGATCGTTTATCTTTACTACTTGAATGTCTATGGGAATCTCTAGAATGATGAGAGCTTTTATAGGAGCTCTTTTTATCGTCCTTTTTCTTCTCCTTTTTGGAATCCTCAGATGTTTCTGCCTCTGGACCTTTATTCTCATGATTATTGGTCTTACTGTTAGCGTCACTTTCATAGTCAATATGTAAAAGGTTGCTATTAGAACTATCATCGTATAAAGGCGTGTTGAAAGTGTTTATGTTCACTTGGTTATTGAACTGATATGACAAAGCTGTCTGTTCAGGATCaactttcttttctttatccTCATCAACAACATTTTCAGGAGATTTTGTTTCGATTGCAAATCTAAACGAGCTAGGTTCTTTATTCTCTTCGGATTTCTCTTTCGTCTCATCTTCGAAAGCTTGTTGGGCGTCACATGAATTTTCGTTATTGAAATTCCTTATGGGTGTTATAGGAGACATGTTTCTCCTTAAAGATGAGTCTGAACTTGAATCATCATCGCTGTTTACATTTATAGGCTTGAAAAACTGATCTTTGTCAGGATTGGCTATTTCATCAGGTAAAGGTATATCAGAAGACACGATAGGTTTCGGTAATTCTATTCTTTCTAATTCTGGTGCTTTTGGAGGGCTATTGTCGGGTGTAGGTATGTTTTCAAGTCTTATTTCTTCTGTTGGCAAtggtattgatattttatcaatactaTTCGAATCATTCACTGTAAATGCACTTGCGGCGGACATATTTGTATCTTGCTCAGTTTTCTCTTTGTCAACGACTTCTATTACGGAGGAACTATCAtctattatttgaatttttattttgtcatctTCATCAACCTCCATTTTATCTTCTATCACGTCATCTGTTTCCATAACATCTATTTTATCATCGTTGCTTTTTACAGATCCAGGACTAACTGCTTCCAAGTCTGTAGGTAAGAGatcattttcagttttttcattGGAGGTTTCGGCTGCAGGCTTCTTTCTTGAGATTCCGAAGAAGTCATAGACTAAATCTTCAACTTGTGGTATGAAAACTGACGCCACTTTTGGATTGACTACTTGGTCAACAATTCTTTCTACTCCTTGCTCAAGGTAGTTGCCACTGTAAAAATACAAaggttacaattttttttatacatgcaTATTTATTCTGTTTTTGTACAAGTAGGTATCACATcgtcattatttattattacgcTACCTATTTAGATCTGAAAAGTCActttatagataaaatacCATTAGACGTTAATATCCAAGTAGCATGTAAGAATTTGCTTCTAAGCCAAAATCGTGTAATGTGGACCATCCTACGAGCCGCAATTCCTCCGCCTATTGTCGATTTCTTTTTAACTAACACAAATTTGGAACAGAGTCACTCGCTGTTGTAGACTCTGTGCACAATTGACTACACAAGCAGGTTCATCCCGGGCTCGGCACCAACATAGACCGACCTTAAAAACTTCAAGCTTGACAAACAATTCTATTGGTCAGATTATCCGGCTTGATATAGTAACTTACTCAAGTATGTGTTTCCTCAACTTCTCTCTCAGCTGATTCTTGTTCAGGTCTGGTTTCCAGACTTGGCGCGCGAGGAACGTCGCCACGGACGTCTCCACGCGCTGCCGCAAGTTCTGATACGCCGGCCGGGTGTCCACGTCCGATATGCATTCTTTGCGGAactgtgaaaaataaatattttgtctttttttggGCTTTATTGACTTCAggcttttgtttatatttttttaatatggatGGGTAATGGATTTAAGTTGGTTAATATGTTAAATGAAGGTGTATAGTGCAGTCTATCACAGGGACTAGTAAAAACCAGTAGTTACCAGTGTAATGTAAACATAAAGATAGCAGGCATAACATAAAGATTAAgcaaacttaaatataaatatatacgggacaagttacacagattgagttagcctcgaagtaagttcgagacttgtgttacgagatactaactcaacgatactatattttataatgaatgaaaaagaGCAAATAGGGAGAAAGAGAGCAGATATTAAGcacttattttgtaattgtattaacagatcaaataaaaaacatttaaaaaaattcaaatcatAACATGTGTAGGtaggttaggtaggtaccAAGCCACTAATTGCCTAGGTAGAGGAAttgtcaatttaaatataaattacgtacataaataacattatgtctttatcccttatggggtagacagactccacagtctcgcaaagactgaaaggccactttcatcTGTTAGCTTTATAAGGAtaaaattgagttttaaatagtgacaagatGCTAGGCTATAGcctaaaagtttattagcctatcccttacctGCCGGTTATGACATCCATAGGGTAATAAGTTACTgtgtgaatatttttatgcacaattaattaaataattcaaatattgttattttatttttgataactgGCAGGTTTTGTGAAAAGGCTGTAAGCCAGGTATAAGAAAAGATTTAATAAGGCAAAAGGCAAACTAAATACAAGAAATCAAATGCAAGACATTATGaaatatactaatattgtaactTAGGTTATTGTTCTCTTATTTTACTCTTCATCAAATGAATTTGCATGTTTTAAACTGTCTACCAAGAATAGTTACATTGACATCTTACACAGAGTAGCCATTATTTGATCAATAGTCACATTTCACATTAGGACTATTTTGGGAgctattttaataatcaatacttatctatttatatCAATCTTTGTATGATATAGTAACCTATCGGAATTATATGCAATTATTAAGGATaaagtgaaattaataaataggtacttctGAGTAAGAGATATTGCCATTGAATAGCAAATTTTCTAAGATATAATAGCAGTTTAGTCCCtttgtacattattttcacaaaataaatgttttaattttgattaagtCTACTTACTTGGTCGAATATTCCTCTGGATTTTAATTCGTAAACCAATTGATCCACTACTCTGGGATCACCCGGAAGATATTGCATATGCgtcattttacaaattaataaattaaatggaaATGTTCAATTTATTcccaattaaatttatttaagcattacatacaaaaaagttaatttatttaatatcaattttacaaaaattcacACAACCCGAACACAATTCTTTGACTGAAGAATAAGGATGTGCCAcagtaatgtttttaaatctgtgggATGTGCAAACTTTCACGAATATAATCGAGTAAAGCCTTTGAATTGAAACTTGAAAGACCTCCTGCGACTCTGTTTTTAGGTTTCCAAACCTATAAGGTAAAAACGGGATTCTATTACTTAGCCTCCGCTTTCTGTCGGTCCGTCTGTTTGTCACCACGACTGTATCTCATAATTTTGTGCTTGAATTATTACCATTCAATAAACAATTAcgattaagtaattattatgggTTAATACAACTTTTTAAGTGTATAAATGTTTCTCTTAAAGCCGCATCAAAATTGCATCGGCAAAaagcgagataatcgcggactaACATAAAACTGaaactgagaaccacctttttaAGACAATTCaagattaataaaatcaaaaaaccaTCAACAAACAACAAATCCACCAAAATAACCTCAGAAAgcccataaaaaaattgtaaaaatgatataataatagataaaagacatttatgtctttatatatacaaatattgctcGTTTGATAGAATAGGATATGGCTTTTAGTTTGTAGTAGGTATCCACGTtagttgaaaatataataatttcagatttttttatatggaaAATTGCTACTGCGTATCCCGGTATTGTCAAATTCTAGGGCCAATGTCGGGtgttatacctatttaatgtCCATAAATTTAACCAGCAGGCAAAATGTATTCGATCGATTAAGttgatttacatttttaaatgttagcTCATCTCTATCTGTGACACTCCACTTGCTCCTACTGTCCTATCAGTGTCAAAGTCAAgtcaaaaatttcaaatgcttgtttttatcatcaatttaaattaatttcgcttacctacataaagaaaacaattcACGTTGTTAAATATGAAGATGAGTGTAGCTAGTAAAGAAGAACACCAAAACTTACAAATGGAAATGGTCCAACGTGAAAATCAAGAGAAATCTGCGATTGGTAAGTCAGAAACTGAGAAGAACGTTAAAACATAATACGACCGAATTCAAATAGTTGTTCTTTTAAGTTGGTCTACTGTATAATTTCACGTTTTATTTTGGTCGTGTTGATATCAGCTGTAACAAAACTTCAAACGTCaatgtattgttttgtaaccttatatcttaaattaaataattaattacctacggcgaagtaatataaaactgttaaaacatgaataaattaacatcATACACTATAAAAGAAATTCACAAAGCGTACCATGAAAAGATATTAACGCCGACTAATTTCGTAGATTTGTGTTTACAAAAAGCCAAACAAACTAGTGAATTGAACGCTTTTGTGAATTTAACTAGCGACGAAGCGGAGAACCACGGTATTGAAAGTGAAAAACGGTTTTATATCGACAAAAAAACGAAACCACTTGATGGTATATCAATAGGAATTAAGGATAATTTTTGTACTAGTAATATTCCTACCACTTGCGCCTCTGAGATGTTAAAAAACTTCGTGCCGACCTACGATGCGACTGTCTACGCTAGATTAAGGGCCGCAGGTGCCTGTCTTATTGGGAAATGTAATCTGGATGAGTTTGCAATGGGGGCCGGAACTGTGGATTCAATTTTTGGACCTACACGTAACCCTTGGGGTTATAATCGTGATAATTGGAAGATTGCTGGTGGTAGCTCAGGAGGGAGTGCAGTGGCGGTCAGTTCCGGGGCTTGTGTAGCTGCTATAGGCTCCGATACCGGTGGTTCAACAAGAAATCCCGCTGCTCTTTGCGGTGTTATCGGTCTTAAACCCACATACGGTCTTGTCTCCAGATATGGCTTAATACCATTAGTCAATTCTATGGACGTACCAGGAATATTATCAAGATCTGTTGAAGATACAGTTAAAGTACTCAATTGTGTGGCTGGGCCAGATATTTTTGATTCTacaacaattaaaaaagaatttaaactGGTCTCTCtgaaagaggattttgatttATCAAAAGTTAGGATTGGTATACCGAGTGAATATCATTGTGAAGGTATGAGTCATGAAGTAGTTGATGCATGGAAGTTTGTAACGGATTTGCTAGAGAACAAAAAAGCAATGATGTCACAAGTTTCTTTGCCACACACATCAGTATCTATAGCCGTATATTCCATCTTAAATCAATGCGAAGTTGCTAGCAATATGGCTCGATATGACGGCTTAGAATACGGCTTACGAACAAAAGAAGATCATTCAACAGAAGAATTGTATGCTTCATCTCGGTCATTAGGCTTCAATAATGTAGTTCGATCAAGAATTTTCGCtggaaattactttttattgacGAGAAACTATGAGAAATACTTTGTCAAAGCTATGAAGTTACGTAGATTGATTTACAATGATTTTAAGGATGTTTTTAATGGGGAGAATGGAGTGGATTTGTTGTTAACACCTACAACTTTATCTGATGCACCGTCTTACGAGAGTTTTGTGTCAAAACATAATCGTGATCAGTGTGCTTTTCAAGATTACTGTACGCAGCCAGCTAATATGGCTGGTATACCAGCTGTCTCAATACCCATTCGGCTATCAAAGAATGGTCTACCTTTATCTTTGCAATTAATGGGTCCTTCACTATCAGAAGAGTTGTTGCTGAATGTTGCCAGGAAAATTGAGCAGTTAGTGAATTTCCCATATTTAGACTGTTTTAAGGTATAatgttttatgtaggtatttgaaataaaaaagttgaaTCATTCCTCATTGTGTTTTTTCTtgctgtaaataatttttactggcgtgtgccgtgtggatcccggcaccaattaaaaaaaaaaagaataggaccactcagtctcattcccatggatgtcgtaaaaggctaaaggatgggcttataaacttcttttaggcgatgggcctagcaacgtgtcactatttgaatcacaattctatcaaagccgaacagctgaatataggccacgttcatcagtcttttcaagactgttagctccgTCTACCTTGcgagggttatagacgtgatcatatgtatgtatgtttgtataattagagggtgaatgtggatgaaatgAAAGATGTATGTAGTGGTGCAGTTATTGTGGTTGCGGCTAGTGGTACGACACTGTGAGTGTGGTGATAAAGCGACAGATAAACacatgctgcagtgtagtttgttccgccgcttctttttcacatgcgctttggcagcggtagtagttttaattagatttaagtgatgtgacgtcaataagtgataccgtgtatccaattttgaaaattaatctattctattcatgaattctcttattaatatatgtatatgcttaATAGcagtatttgtttatttctttttacagcAACAGTCGCAACGGAGTCGCTGAAAAAACTGAACGTATCCATTGACGCGTTACCACAGAAATGTCAAAACTTACTCACACTTGCGGCCGAAGCCCAAACAGCAATGGACGCCGATATTTTCGACCCTATCGCCGTCTCGCTCCAACAGTCCCGAGAAATGTCCGAGAAACTGACAGACGAGTACGAAATACTTAAACTGAGACAGAAAATACAGGAGTTGCAAATGAAAATAGACCGTAATGACAGGTTTTTGGACGGTTTGAGAAAAGAATTGGCTTGCTCCAGGGAGTCTTTGGCGGGGCGAAGCCCTAATCCGGAGTCTATTCAAGAACACGTAAGACAGTTGAGACTGAAGGTCGTGTCATATGAAGAAAGTTGTGCAAAAGCTAAGGTACAAGACtcatagttatttaatttcttttttttttgtggaataatcattagatttttaattcaaGCTCCCGAGCTGGTCTGccggaaataaatatatacgggacaataaattagcctcgaaggatgttcgagacttgtgttacgagatacttactcaacgatacctactattatttatattaaatactagtaggtatttatttaatactagaatttattataggtatatatacctaaatatagatttatagaaaaacatccaagacccaggctaatcagaGGAATATTCGTTTCGTCATCATGCCCggcctggccgggattcgaacccgggacacacagacaagcgcactactgcTGCGCCAATGAATATgcgaaatattcaaataagtCTGGGctttttaacttgggatttttcttttgattcctataaatatgtttggcttttgtctaccccgtatgagatacctttgtaattttctcGCTGAAAATAAAGTCCAGGGTTCGATTCCCAGTCCGAttcaataatgaaattatcttTACCGATTTAATTGGCCTAGAGTGGCCTTTGTTAAACTATAGGAGAAATATGGGTATTATCTCATAATGCAAGTTCAGCACTCAAATTGATCAGgattaatcatttattcactGAAtaagtatatagataaattagAATCACCGTctctatatctatctatattttaaatcaGCAATCTATTTCTCCAGACAAAATATTCAACGTTGGGAGTGCCAGATGCTATTCTTCCGAAATCACTTCTTTCACTGATCCGCCAACTTTCCGCGCTGCAAGAGGAAGCCAGGGCGCTGCAGGAGAGGGCTGAGGACGTGACCCTGGCAAGGCAGGCGCGAGATACCTTCAGCCGGCTGAGGAGATGAGATTATACGCTCGTTCATAACTTTGTGGTTTCATTTGTTGTTGATAAGCCATCCAGTTTAATGTGGCCTTCGGATCTTGTGAACAGGCTCTATCTACATCGTAAAGGATGAAGATGTGATAATGTGTGTGATAATTCCCTATCtgtgccgtgaggttcccAGCACTAAAGAAATAGACCATATCTACATATCTTCTAGTTTTTAACAGCGGCTTCGCttgcatacatgcatatattcacgtctttattccttacgagtAAGCTGTGCaatcagtctcgaaaagacataACATATTTAGTCTGTCTGTCGGAGTTTATAACTCCACAAGCGTTTTTTTTAGAAGTTTATGCTTTTTTTAGAAAGCaaacaaaatagaataattgTGTCATTTTGCGACTTGAGTCATTTTGCGAATCTGCTATTAGTATACGATAGGACTTCCGTTTGCCCTCTGATTGGACTCCGGCCCTGATAAAAAAAGGTCGGAAAGCGGACCTCGGGCCCCGAAGCGCACGCAACGACGAGAGACAATAAAAAGACAATTTctcattaaaactttattcagAAACTTCTTAACACTTTCATTCGTCCAAACTATGAATGTCTAATTCATCATCGTCTTGTTCGTCCTGAACGGCGACGTCTCTGCATTCGCTCGATGAGATGCAGGGCCAAGCGCAATAGTCCACCGGTTTGGctgcaataaatataaataaaagttgtatTGAGAGCACAGGTAAggaacgaaattaaaaatttacagaatcattttttaactatttgtttgtgtatgaaggaaataaaatatatgtatattattctCGGA
Proteins encoded in this region:
- the LOC106140229 gene encoding glutamyl-tRNA(Gln) amidotransferase subunit A, mitochondrial is translated as MNKLTSYTIKEIHKAYHEKILTPTNFVDLCLQKAKQTSELNAFVNLTSDEAENHGIESEKRFYIDKKTKPLDGISIGIKDNFCTSNIPTTCASEMLKNFVPTYDATVYARLRAAGACLIGKCNLDEFAMGAGTVDSIFGPTRNPWGYNRDNWKIAGGSSGGSAVAVSSGACVAAIGSDTGGSTRNPAALCGVIGLKPTYGLVSRYGLIPLVNSMDVPGILSRSVEDTVKVLNCVAGPDIFDSTTIKKEFKLVSLKEDFDLSKVRIGIPSEYHCEGMSHEVVDAWKFVTDLLENKKAMMSQVSLPHTSVSIAVYSILNQCEVASNMARYDGLEYGLRTKEDHSTEELYASSRSLGFNNVVRSRIFAGNYFLLTRNYEKYFVKAMKLRRLIYNDFKDVFNGENGVDLLLTPTTLSDAPSYESFVSKHNRDQCAFQDYCTQPANMAGIPAVSIPIRLSKNGLPLSLQLMGPSLSEELLLNVARKIEQLVNFPYLDCFKV
- the LOC106140236 gene encoding uncharacterized protein LOC106140236 translates to MKMSVASKEEHQNLQMEMVQRENQEKSAIATVATESLKKLNVSIDALPQKCQNLLTLAAEAQTAMDADIFDPIAVSLQQSREMSEKLTDEYEILKLRQKIQELQMKIDRNDRFLDGLRKELACSRESLAGRSPNPESIQEHVRQLRLKVVSYEESCAKAKTKYSTLGVPDAILPKSLLSLIRQLSALQEEARALQERAEDVTLARQARDTFSRLRR